Proteins encoded by one window of Cellvibrio sp. KY-GH-1:
- a CDS encoding DUF1302 domain-containing protein, whose translation MIFRSKNFSVGALLFVIAPLVSADDTALSYSGFLVEEVGNSYQHEEFKWSKISSTANLNVDAYFSSSWSAKLNFQGTYDAAYKLEGRGEFSQDTLDIYEKDFRINEAYTDIDINSWLNVRFGRQFFGWGESNSEQISDIGNPRDLRELGLQNVKDIRLPVGATKLTVYNASWEYNLIAVHEARVDELGAEGSEFDPFLAFRERVMILSADEPDSDLDNTGVLSRLYMSNDWGDISFFAARQFEGFPLLVFKGVNASTQQLVFQPEYNQLNSYGFFGNLIEGSWQLKYDFARTLNMPHDVKVVEYVVPQLQTEPIDSVISFQEKNLDKGMLGIEYSGFSDTQVSLEYIASYIEDHTEMLREGKYERKISTYISRTFSNGNISASLWMNHLISDNANIFRVDVSYSYDDDVKFFIALSGIEGAKKGAYYYDYDEVDRFSVGVKVSF comes from the coding sequence ATGATCTTTCGAAGTAAAAATTTTTCTGTCGGCGCCCTGCTTTTTGTAATTGCGCCTCTTGTTAGCGCGGATGACACCGCACTTTCCTACAGTGGATTTTTAGTAGAAGAGGTAGGTAATAGCTATCAGCACGAGGAGTTTAAGTGGTCAAAAATAAGCTCCACAGCAAATTTAAATGTAGATGCATATTTTTCATCGTCCTGGAGTGCGAAGTTAAATTTCCAAGGAACCTATGATGCGGCGTACAAATTAGAAGGGCGCGGCGAGTTCTCGCAAGACACTCTGGATATCTATGAGAAAGACTTTCGTATTAATGAGGCTTATACCGATATAGATATCAACTCCTGGTTGAACGTTCGCTTTGGACGTCAGTTTTTTGGGTGGGGCGAAAGTAATAGCGAGCAAATAAGTGATATCGGCAATCCCCGCGATCTGCGCGAACTGGGCTTACAGAATGTTAAGGATATTCGACTCCCTGTCGGGGCGACTAAGTTAACTGTGTACAACGCGTCATGGGAATACAACCTTATTGCAGTTCACGAGGCTCGAGTGGATGAACTGGGTGCGGAAGGTTCAGAGTTTGATCCGTTTTTGGCCTTTCGCGAACGCGTTATGATTTTGTCGGCCGATGAGCCTGACTCAGATCTTGATAACACGGGAGTGCTGAGCAGGTTGTATATGTCAAATGATTGGGGAGACATCAGCTTTTTTGCCGCCCGCCAATTTGAAGGCTTTCCGCTATTGGTCTTTAAAGGGGTGAATGCAAGTACCCAACAGTTGGTGTTCCAGCCAGAGTATAACCAGCTTAATTCCTACGGTTTTTTTGGCAACTTAATCGAAGGCTCGTGGCAGTTGAAATATGATTTTGCGCGTACGTTAAACATGCCTCACGATGTAAAAGTTGTTGAGTATGTGGTGCCGCAGTTACAAACAGAGCCAATAGACTCTGTCATATCCTTTCAAGAAAAAAACTTGGATAAAGGTATGCTCGGTATTGAATACAGTGGCTTTTCCGATACTCAGGTTTCATTAGAGTACATTGCAAGCTACATAGAAGATCACACTGAAATGTTAAGGGAGGGCAAGTATGAAAGAAAAATATCAACCTACATATCTCGCACATTTTCAAATGGAAATATTTCCGCCTCGCTTTGGATGAATCATCTAATTAGCGATAACGCCAATATTTTCAGGGTTGATGTCTCCTATAGCTACGATGATGACGTAAAGTTCTTTATCGCGCTAAGTGGGATCGAGGGGGCAAAGAAGGGGGCCTATTATTACGATTACGACGAGGTAGATAGATTCTCCGTTGGCGTGAAAGTGTCATTTTAG
- a CDS encoding MFS transporter, protein MATNIMRDTEKTFSSPLFALYFISLLSGFSMGIFNPLISILMKQHGVSEVMIGANASVYYLSIALFSPFAGALIRRFGIHWVIFAGIFITAIATAMFPRTDSVATWFILRILMGVGICLYMVAGQTGLNLYANSKKRGVIVAMHGAAFGVGFIVSPLIGSFLYAHYPQYAFVFGSCVISFGVFVVFALNKTIPVEKYINFFTVFKKVQIALFGVFIYGALEGIVVTLLPVYLINQSLPVEISSLPLPLFMIASGVGMIPVSYFGDRYGHWKILLISALVGIATLFLMLTIDYDHVIAVGAVLLGLSVGTFFPITLAMIGNQLSKPEMPTGSALFTASFSYGCAAGPFIASLFMSVLGDKHIFSLIIILLLCQAINMMVTSSNRFQLPVNK, encoded by the coding sequence ATGGCTACGAATATTATGAGGGATACAGAAAAAACGTTTTCTAGCCCGTTGTTTGCGTTGTATTTCATCTCGTTATTGTCAGGTTTTTCAATGGGAATTTTTAATCCATTGATATCCATATTGATGAAGCAGCACGGCGTTAGTGAAGTGATGATTGGCGCGAATGCAAGTGTTTATTACTTGTCTATTGCACTATTTTCACCATTTGCAGGCGCTTTGATTCGTCGTTTCGGTATTCATTGGGTAATTTTTGCGGGGATTTTTATCACCGCCATTGCTACTGCCATGTTCCCTCGAACGGATAGTGTTGCAACCTGGTTTATTTTGCGGATCTTAATGGGCGTTGGTATTTGCTTGTACATGGTTGCAGGACAAACTGGCTTGAACCTATATGCAAACTCAAAGAAGCGAGGAGTAATTGTTGCTATGCACGGCGCCGCGTTTGGCGTTGGGTTTATTGTCAGCCCGCTGATTGGATCATTCCTATATGCACATTATCCGCAGTACGCCTTTGTATTTGGTAGCTGCGTTATTTCTTTTGGTGTTTTTGTTGTGTTTGCGCTCAATAAAACCATACCGGTTGAAAAATACATTAATTTTTTTACTGTATTTAAAAAGGTGCAGATAGCTTTATTTGGGGTGTTTATATACGGCGCACTTGAAGGCATTGTGGTTACCTTGTTGCCCGTATATTTAATCAATCAATCCCTGCCAGTAGAAATATCTTCTTTGCCCTTGCCGTTATTTATGATCGCATCTGGGGTGGGAATGATTCCTGTTTCCTATTTTGGGGATAGGTATGGGCATTGGAAAATATTGCTGATATCGGCGCTAGTTGGAATTGCCACATTATTCCTCATGCTCACAATTGATTACGATCACGTGATTGCAGTGGGTGCAGTTTTATTGGGATTAAGCGTAGGAACGTTTTTTCCGATAACGCTTGCGATGATTGGGAATCAATTGTCGAAACCAGAAATGCCGACAGGTAGCGCTCTGTTCACTGCGTCGTTCAGTTACGGCTGCGCTGCCGGACCTTTTATTGCCTCCCTGTTTATGTCTGTATTGGGTGACAAACATATCTTCAGTCTAATCATCATTCTGCTGTTGTGTCAGGCAATCAACATGATGGTCACATCTTCAAACCGTTTTCAGCTCCCGGTAAATAAATAG
- a CDS encoding outer membrane lipoprotein-sorting protein, producing the protein MKKLFKGGMLGFMCFFAVQQAATAEQMSGNDIVATSEDRYIGKTQKSDSTMIMINSDGKERVRRMSMIRKNFGENLKDQKAIYFFNYPEDIKDTSYLSFDWIEEGKDDDSWLYLPALKKVKRLAAADQSDPFLGSDFTYADIKTSRNNYWDYSIIKTSEVIDGHDCWVLEGLPKNGDDDKVIKETGYNKIHLWVRKDNFIKVKGTFWVVKGKRVKYFEAKEVEKINDIWTAKVNKITTTKGGATEHSTVIKIENVRYEEDVDDANFTPLKMSRGIAK; encoded by the coding sequence ATGAAAAAGTTATTCAAAGGCGGAATGCTGGGTTTTATGTGTTTTTTTGCGGTGCAGCAAGCCGCTACTGCGGAACAAATGTCTGGCAATGATATCGTTGCTACGTCCGAGGATCGGTATATAGGTAAAACGCAAAAGTCTGACTCAACGATGATTATGATTAACTCAGATGGAAAAGAACGAGTTAGACGAATGAGTATGATTAGGAAAAATTTCGGGGAAAATCTGAAGGATCAGAAAGCAATATATTTCTTTAATTATCCTGAAGATATTAAAGATACGAGTTACTTGAGTTTTGACTGGATTGAGGAGGGGAAAGATGATGATTCTTGGCTGTACTTGCCGGCGCTTAAAAAAGTAAAGCGACTAGCGGCGGCAGACCAATCGGATCCATTTCTGGGAAGCGATTTTACCTATGCTGATATAAAGACTTCGCGCAATAACTATTGGGATTATTCAATCATTAAAACAAGTGAAGTGATTGATGGACATGATTGCTGGGTCCTTGAGGGACTGCCAAAAAATGGAGATGACGATAAGGTCATTAAGGAAACAGGGTATAACAAAATCCACCTCTGGGTTAGAAAGGATAACTTTATTAAGGTAAAAGGTACTTTCTGGGTCGTGAAAGGGAAAAGGGTAAAATATTTCGAAGCGAAGGAAGTTGAGAAGATTAATGACATTTGGACGGCCAAGGTAAATAAAATTACCACCACTAAAGGGGGGGCTACTGAACACTCGACCGTAATAAAAATTGAGAATGTGCGCTACGAGGAAGATGTTGATGATGCCAATTTCACGCCATTAAAAATGTCGCGAGGCATTGCTAAATGA